The nucleotide sequence TACACGAGAGAGAGATACATGAGACAGTAAAGCTAGAATTAAGTAATTAAATGTGTAACTAATTCTTACTAACTACTTTATTTCTAAAGCACTAATACTTTATAACTCTTGATCAATATTAAATCCTGTGGTATTTTGGCAAATTCCTTGTAGTATCTATTAATAATAACGCAACTTGTATATGAATGATGGAGagagattaataaaaatataacgcAACTTGTATAAAGTGGTGATAAAAGTAATAGAAAAGGACAAAACGTTCACTTTCCTtggaataaaataaactattgaAAGGGAAACACAcatttttcatttcattattgGAAACTAAAATATGAGAAGAAAATTCATGGGATTGCAGCATATCTTCCGCCAATCATAACTCAAACTGATCATAGTCATCCTGATCATCACGGACATCTTCGCGCCTGGGGTCGAATTCTTCTCCAGCATGGATCTTGTTTCGTGCTCCTCCAGGTTTACAGATTCCCCCAGCATTGTTGCATAgatttgcttatatttttaaaaactttatatgaGTTATattatatgacttaacctaTGAAAACATTAGGGAGGTTTACgctcataatttattttctacaagTAGGAcatatgtatttaacattttcCTTTCCAGAAAAACCCTACaattattaactttataaaaaccttgAGAATCTTGTAGTTGCTGTTGATCAGTTTCTAACTAGAAACcctacaattattattttttattaaaaaaagttgagaaTCTTGTAGTTGTTTAATCTATGTTGATCGGTTTCTAATCATAAAGAGACTCTTCTAGGATCTACTCATAAAGAGAGTTTTAATTCGGTAGAAGATAGATACCTCCAAGTGCTTGCGTTAGGAACAAAAGTAGGATTAGACACACTGCGAGGATGCTGCTTCCTCCACCTGGTACCACAAAAACCAGATCTACTCTCATTAACACTTTGTTGTAATCATTACAAAAGCAAGcgtaaaatatatgtatttttccATATTATACCAAAAGAACACTAGAAAGGTTTGCAAGAACTTTTCCATATATATCTTGTCTTATACGGATTATAAAGACAGTCGTGGTACTTACCTCGTTTATGTTTCGGTAAGGGCTCGTTTGCACGGCGTCTGTAAATGATCATGGGAACTGATCCGACAAAAGTGGTTCCTAACACCAAACccaacatctttttttttttttttgcttgttctaTTTGATGATCCGGCTATATCCA is from Camelina sativa cultivar DH55 chromosome 20, Cs, whole genome shotgun sequence and encodes:
- the LOC104770597 gene encoding uncharacterized protein LOC104770597 is translated as MLGLVLGTTFVGSVPMIIYRRRANEPLPKHKRGGGSSILAVCLILLLFLTQALGANLCNNAGGICKPGGARNKIHAGEEFDPRREDVRDDQDDYDQFEL